One stretch of Chitinophaga pendula DNA includes these proteins:
- a CDS encoding SusC/RagA family TonB-linked outer membrane protein, which yields MQTQLRHSLRRLSLWATGCLLLSGQWVFAQQSSRIKGMVLDDKGTSLPGVTIQLNEAGAKASRGAVTNEKGIFQFENLKAGSRYDFLFSAVGYEKQMVSDYLINAADNNSLLIRMKPSSKALNDVVVIGYGQQSKSRVTGAISQVRSKELSRYSGASFAQQLAGKAAGVVINDASAQPGTDPQIVIRGIGTLTAGRNPLIVVDGFPLSEGTSFNSINPQDIETLNILKDPASAAIYGSRAANGVILVTTKRGKQDQFHVSLDVYSGIQERADRVKYVDAYDAATYFTEARDGGYVSKNPAGRSIHDDRATRLSKGASLRELRLNYLQPYLDRTPGLTNTNWLDEVFRKGKLSSYNLSITGGSAKTNYYISGNYFDQEGIVLNNGLKRYSGTIKIDSRPSDKVEIGVSISPSYNTQDYFDNNANSSNDPISGIYIMYPFFSPYNPDGSLAISNQIKANTPEDGALGENAVALAEKIKNKRNTFRTFGNGYLSLELLKGLKFKTLAGGDVISTYFDFYNPSDVGQYRGAAPKPAIAIENKGLIVNYLWENTLTYNHNFGHHSVDLLGGYTFQKEMGNSTAVTASNIPDDNIPNTAGGSSFSVETKRYTWVQISYLARAQYSYRDKYLFSATVRRDGSSRFGNNRKWGNFPSFTAGWVLSKESFFPTSDLFSFVKVRATWGQSGNNQIGNYSAAALVKPGNYVFGNTLAPGFAANTTANDRLSWETKTSTNVGLDLTFLRRFNLTADYYSSVTRDLLLNVPVPDQSGYSTSIQNIGKVKNSGLEVELSGNNIPLGAVTWSWSANVATNRNTVLALTPGQQQIITGPASNFRTRVGGPVAELIGYKVTGVYKTQEDIDNTPHLQGTVPGDYIVEDVNKDGKINDDDRIGYGTYNPKFTYGFSTSFAYRGFELSMALNGVQGRTIFDQQLANSDESGEGFSVPSQYYFDHRYHPIDNPNGFLAQPNMGNFSSARKTIRASNMFYKDGSYLRIRNVQLSYTLPATWISRLRMSGANIYVSANNLITFTSFRGFNPDATSVDNVLTNGLSIANYPVARSFVAGIHANF from the coding sequence ATGCAAACACAATTACGTCATTCTTTGCGGCGACTTTCGCTATGGGCTACCGGCTGTCTGTTATTATCCGGCCAGTGGGTATTTGCCCAGCAATCATCCCGGATAAAAGGGATGGTATTGGATGATAAGGGCACTTCTTTACCAGGGGTTACTATACAGCTCAATGAAGCCGGGGCGAAAGCCAGCCGCGGCGCGGTTACAAATGAAAAAGGAATCTTCCAGTTCGAAAATCTGAAGGCAGGCAGCCGATATGATTTTCTTTTCAGTGCTGTTGGTTATGAGAAACAGATGGTCAGTGATTATCTGATCAATGCAGCGGACAACAACTCTTTGCTGATACGTATGAAGCCATCTTCAAAGGCGCTGAACGACGTTGTGGTGATCGGTTACGGGCAGCAATCCAAAAGCCGTGTTACGGGTGCTATTTCCCAGGTGCGGTCGAAGGAGCTGAGCCGTTATAGCGGTGCCAGTTTTGCACAGCAGCTGGCCGGTAAGGCTGCCGGTGTTGTCATCAATGACGCCTCTGCACAACCCGGTACGGATCCGCAGATTGTGATCCGCGGTATAGGTACTTTAACGGCCGGTCGTAATCCGTTGATCGTAGTGGACGGATTTCCTTTATCAGAAGGTACGTCTTTCAATAGTATTAATCCTCAGGACATAGAGACGCTGAATATCCTGAAGGACCCTGCTTCTGCAGCCATTTATGGTTCCAGGGCCGCCAACGGTGTGATACTTGTTACCACTAAGAGGGGTAAGCAGGATCAGTTTCATGTTTCCCTGGATGTATACAGCGGGATACAGGAGCGTGCTGACCGGGTAAAATATGTGGACGCCTATGATGCCGCCACCTATTTTACGGAGGCCAGGGATGGGGGTTATGTTTCCAAAAATCCTGCAGGCCGGAGTATCCATGATGACAGGGCTACACGTTTATCAAAAGGCGCCAGTCTGCGTGAGCTGCGCCTGAACTATCTCCAGCCATACCTGGACAGAACACCAGGTCTTACCAATACTAACTGGCTAGATGAAGTATTCCGTAAGGGGAAACTCAGCAGTTACAATTTGTCTATTACCGGGGGATCTGCCAAAACGAACTATTATATTTCCGGCAATTACTTCGACCAGGAAGGTATCGTTCTCAATAACGGATTAAAGCGGTATAGTGGTACTATCAAGATCGACAGCCGGCCATCGGACAAGGTGGAGATTGGCGTCAGCATCAGTCCTTCCTATAATACACAGGATTACTTTGACAACAATGCGAATTCGTCCAATGATCCGATCTCTGGTATCTACATCATGTATCCTTTTTTCAGTCCTTACAATCCTGACGGGTCGCTGGCGATCAGCAACCAGATCAAAGCCAATACCCCTGAGGACGGTGCTTTAGGAGAGAATGCGGTAGCGCTCGCTGAAAAGATAAAAAACAAACGGAATACTTTCCGGACGTTCGGTAACGGTTACCTCTCGCTGGAGTTATTGAAAGGTTTAAAGTTCAAGACACTGGCCGGCGGTGATGTGATCAGTACTTATTTCGATTTTTACAATCCATCTGATGTAGGACAATATCGCGGGGCGGCGCCCAAGCCAGCTATCGCTATTGAGAACAAGGGGCTTATTGTCAATTACCTCTGGGAGAATACGCTTACTTATAATCACAATTTCGGTCATCATAGCGTGGACCTGCTTGGCGGTTATACTTTCCAGAAGGAGATGGGCAACAGTACGGCGGTGACTGCCAGTAATATTCCGGATGACAACATCCCCAATACAGCGGGAGGTAGTTCTTTCAGTGTGGAGACCAAACGTTATACCTGGGTGCAGATCTCCTATCTGGCCAGGGCGCAATACAGTTATCGTGACAAGTACCTGTTTTCCGCGACGGTTCGGCGGGATGGCTCTTCCCGTTTCGGGAACAACCGCAAGTGGGGTAATTTCCCCTCTTTTACGGCCGGTTGGGTGCTCAGTAAGGAATCTTTCTTCCCTACTTCTGATCTGTTTTCTTTTGTCAAGGTGAGGGCGACCTGGGGACAGTCTGGCAATAACCAGATCGGTAATTATAGTGCTGCTGCGTTGGTAAAACCGGGCAACTATGTGTTTGGTAATACGCTGGCGCCCGGGTTTGCCGCCAATACTACGGCCAACGATCGTCTTTCCTGGGAGACCAAGACCTCTACGAATGTGGGTCTTGACTTGACCTTTCTGCGGCGATTCAATCTGACGGCAGACTATTACAGTTCTGTTACCCGCGATCTGCTGCTGAATGTACCTGTGCCTGATCAATCCGGCTACAGTACTTCTATACAGAACATCGGTAAGGTCAAGAACAGCGGGCTAGAAGTGGAGCTTTCCGGCAATAATATTCCTTTAGGTGCGGTGACATGGAGCTGGAGTGCGAATGTTGCGACGAACCGTAATACGGTGTTGGCACTGACGCCCGGGCAGCAACAGATCATTACGGGGCCTGCCAGTAATTTCCGGACCCGTGTCGGAGGGCCGGTGGCGGAGTTGATCGGTTATAAGGTGACCGGGGTATATAAAACGCAGGAAGATATAGACAATACGCCGCATTTACAAGGTACGGTACCCGGTGATTATATCGTGGAAGACGTAAATAAAGACGGTAAGATCAACGATGACGACCGGATCGGTTACGGGACTTACAACCCTAAGTTCACTTATGGATTCTCCACCAGTTTTGCTTACCGCGGATTTGAGCTTAGTATGGCCTTGAATGGCGTGCAAGGGAGGACGATCTTTGACCAGCAGCTGGCTAACTCTGACGAGTCAGGAGAAGGATTCTCCGTACCCAGTCAGTATTACTTTGATCACCGTTATCATCCTATCGACAATCCCAATGGATTCCTGGCACAGCCGAACATGGGTAATTTTTCCAGTGCCCGTAAGACGATCAGGGCATCCAATATGTTTTACAAAGACGGCAGTTACCTGCGTATCCGGAATGTGCAATTATCCTATACGTTGCCTGCGACTTGGATCAGCCGTTTGAGGATGAGTGGTGCCAACATTTATGTAAGTGCCAACAACCTGATCACTTTTACCAGTTTCCGCGGCTTCAACCCGGATGCTACCTCTGTTGACAATGTACTGACCAACGGTCTGTCTATTGCTAATTACCCGGTGGCCCGCTCTTTTGTAGCCGGGATACACGCCAATTTCTAA
- a CDS encoding RagB/SusD family nutrient uptake outer membrane protein, translating to MKNKFILSVLLGGSLLLNGCTKELFQSPQTEKETGRFLSNETEVEEYINAVYGNLQFNGLYGLYMPAIAEIPSDNTYDEVPANDNGIYGQLDLFSVIPGNQIIDNVWQDSYKGIQKANVVLNRIDPIGYANAATKAARKGEMLFIRALLYFNLVRLFGDVPLVTQETKDPNVYFGQGRTPAAQVYEQIRKDLTDAISLLPVSSTQPGRVVRTAAQTLLAKVYLTQQDYANARTLLLAVTTAGRHRLMDQPGQVFDINNENNAEIIFAVQFASNINGNNEGSIMFQQFSPSGTQTGAKGHNLPNKSLYKLYSNTDKRRGVYIDVTANSIPYSKKLSKPTNVITDGGSDVVVLRYADVLLMLAEAENELGHTDAAKPYLNAIRSRAGLDDTSAGDQVSMRAAIALERQLELIGEGHRWFDLLRTGMAIDVMNKWFKDNGILLQIDVHHLLMPIPQRQVDTDAAIKQNPGYN from the coding sequence ATGAAAAACAAGTTTATACTATCAGTGTTACTCGGAGGGAGCTTGTTGCTGAACGGGTGTACTAAAGAGCTCTTTCAATCGCCGCAAACGGAGAAGGAGACCGGACGTTTCCTTAGTAATGAAACGGAGGTAGAGGAATACATCAATGCGGTATACGGCAATCTCCAGTTTAATGGCCTCTACGGGCTGTATATGCCAGCTATTGCCGAGATACCCTCTGATAATACTTATGATGAGGTACCTGCCAATGACAACGGCATATATGGTCAGCTGGATCTTTTCTCTGTTATTCCCGGTAACCAGATTATTGACAATGTATGGCAGGATTCATATAAAGGGATACAGAAGGCAAATGTGGTATTAAACCGGATCGACCCTATCGGGTATGCCAATGCGGCTACGAAGGCTGCACGTAAAGGCGAGATGTTGTTTATCCGAGCATTGCTTTATTTCAACCTGGTCCGTTTATTCGGTGATGTTCCGTTAGTAACGCAGGAGACGAAAGATCCGAATGTTTATTTCGGTCAGGGCAGGACGCCGGCAGCACAGGTATATGAACAGATCCGTAAAGACCTGACGGATGCTATCTCTTTATTGCCGGTTAGCAGTACTCAGCCTGGTCGCGTTGTACGTACGGCTGCCCAGACCTTACTGGCGAAAGTATACCTGACGCAGCAGGATTACGCCAATGCGCGTACGTTATTGCTGGCAGTAACTACGGCGGGCAGGCACCGGTTGATGGATCAGCCCGGGCAGGTATTTGATATCAATAATGAGAACAATGCCGAGATCATCTTTGCCGTACAGTTTGCATCCAACATCAACGGTAATAACGAAGGCAGTATCATGTTCCAGCAATTCAGTCCTTCCGGTACGCAAACCGGCGCCAAAGGGCATAACCTGCCTAATAAAAGCCTTTACAAGCTGTACAGCAATACGGATAAGCGCAGAGGTGTTTATATTGACGTAACGGCCAATAGTATCCCTTACAGTAAGAAGCTCAGTAAGCCTACGAATGTGATCACGGATGGTGGCAGTGATGTTGTTGTGTTACGTTATGCGGATGTATTGCTCATGCTGGCGGAGGCAGAAAATGAACTCGGCCATACCGATGCGGCCAAGCCATATCTGAATGCTATCCGCAGCAGGGCGGGGCTTGACGACACCAGCGCTGGCGACCAGGTAAGCATGAGGGCCGCTATTGCATTGGAGCGTCAGCTGGAATTGATCGGGGAAGGACACCGTTGGTTTGATCTGTTACGGACCGGTATGGCGATTGATGTGATGAATAAATGGTTCAAGGATAACGGTATCCTTTTACAAATCGATGTTCACCATCTGCTGATGCCTATCCCCCAGCGGCAGGTAGATACAGACGCTGCTATTAAACAAAATCCTGGTTACAACTAA
- a CDS encoding RNA polymerase sigma factor — protein sequence MQVLLTKISRNNDQLAFRQLFMTYCDRLIGFAAALVPSREEAEEVVSDVFVKLWQQREQLAGIQHLNAYLYRAVRNTAYNYRQRSGENLQILEGEYIQVLLHTAAITPEEALISKENLQRITQAINALPPRCKLIFRLVKEDGLKYREVADILDISINTVNTQMAAALKKLSAVIASQPHSDWFR from the coding sequence ATGCAGGTATTGCTGACCAAAATCTCCAGGAACAATGATCAACTAGCCTTCCGGCAGTTATTTATGACTTACTGTGACCGGCTGATCGGATTTGCTGCCGCATTGGTTCCCTCGCGGGAGGAAGCGGAAGAAGTGGTATCTGATGTTTTCGTTAAGTTATGGCAACAGCGGGAGCAACTGGCAGGCATTCAGCACCTGAATGCCTATTTATACAGGGCAGTACGTAACACCGCCTACAATTACCGGCAGCGTAGCGGCGAGAATCTTCAGATACTCGAAGGTGAATATATACAGGTATTGTTACATACCGCTGCCATTACACCAGAGGAAGCCCTTATCAGCAAAGAGAACCTGCAACGCATTACTCAAGCCATCAATGCACTTCCCCCCCGTTGTAAACTGATCTTTCGGTTGGTAAAAGAAGACGGTTTGAAGTACCGGGAGGTAGCCGATATCCTGGACATATCTATCAATACTGTTAACACGCAAATGGCTGCTGCCCTCAAGAAATTATCCGCAGTTATTGCATCCCAACCCCACTCGGACTGGTTCCGTTAA
- a CDS encoding DUF1203 domain-containing protein produces MFSIVPLDASFADRVRVTRVDDFGLPVTERIATGRGPCRVSLLPFRPGEDRRLLLKHSPFEIDNAYNQPGPIFIHAGEVAPYADVHRFPPEIKADKEHFQLTLIGYDTEQMMVYTTLVGDRDVDELIEEIFAQRPAVAYLHARSAKACCYICKIVRS; encoded by the coding sequence ATGTTCAGCATTGTTCCTTTGGATGCATCATTTGCGGACCGTGTGCGGGTTACGCGTGTTGACGATTTCGGGTTGCCGGTAACGGAGCGGATCGCGACGGGACGCGGTCCCTGCCGGGTATCATTGCTTCCCTTCCGTCCGGGAGAAGACAGGCGATTATTACTAAAACATTCTCCATTTGAAATTGACAATGCCTATAATCAGCCTGGCCCTATTTTCATTCATGCCGGGGAGGTAGCGCCGTATGCAGATGTTCACCGTTTTCCACCGGAGATCAAAGCAGACAAGGAACATTTTCAGCTTACACTGATCGGTTATGATACGGAGCAGATGATGGTATATACGACGCTGGTGGGCGATCGGGATGTCGATGAGCTGATAGAAGAAATATTTGCACAGCGGCCGGCGGTGGCATATTTACATGCCAGGAGTGCGAAGGCTTGTTGTTATATCTGTAAGATAGTACGGTCCTGA
- a CDS encoding glycerophosphodiester phosphodiesterase family protein, protein MRHLLCYCLLVAILPVVGQKKPAAVKTYQQLIERMQRPSPTHVLAVAHRGDWRNAPENSLNAIARCIEMGIDIVEIDVRRTKDGQLILMHDETIDRTTTGKGKVADCTLDSIRKVQLRQGNGVPVPERVPTLEEVLLFIKGKPVLLNLDKSWDWLEETYAVLRKTGTVGQGIFKGNQTLETLRQLHGGIMDSIHYMPMVWSMDYNIYGATAKQPMEYVREFAQQYVPIGFEVNYNKESSPVLEQAIPAIRGYKKTVWVNTLWDALCAGHSDEAAIDDPEANWGWVIRHGANVIQTDRPVELLAYLRKKGLHE, encoded by the coding sequence ATGAGACACTTATTATGTTATTGTCTGCTAGTGGCGATATTGCCAGTAGTAGGGCAGAAGAAGCCGGCAGCTGTCAAAACTTACCAGCAGCTTATTGAGCGGATGCAGCGCCCCTCGCCTACTCACGTACTGGCGGTTGCGCATCGGGGTGACTGGCGTAATGCGCCGGAAAATTCGCTTAACGCGATCGCCCGTTGTATTGAAATGGGGATAGACATTGTGGAGATCGACGTCAGAAGAACAAAGGATGGTCAGTTGATATTGATGCACGACGAAACGATAGACCGTACGACTACCGGTAAGGGTAAGGTAGCTGACTGTACGCTTGACAGTATACGAAAGGTGCAGTTAAGGCAGGGCAATGGTGTGCCGGTGCCGGAGCGGGTACCTACCTTGGAAGAGGTATTGTTGTTTATTAAAGGCAAACCGGTGTTACTAAATCTTGACAAGTCCTGGGATTGGCTGGAGGAGACTTATGCGGTATTGAGGAAGACGGGGACGGTGGGGCAAGGTATTTTCAAAGGTAATCAGACATTGGAGACGTTGCGTCAGCTACATGGTGGCATTATGGATAGTATTCATTATATGCCGATGGTATGGTCTATGGATTATAATATTTACGGGGCTACTGCCAAGCAGCCTATGGAATATGTGCGGGAGTTTGCGCAGCAATATGTGCCGATCGGATTTGAGGTGAATTATAATAAGGAGAGCAGTCCGGTGTTGGAGCAAGCTATTCCGGCTATCAGGGGATATAAGAAAACGGTGTGGGTAAATACGTTGTGGGATGCGTTGTGTGCGGGTCATTCTGATGAGGCGGCGATCGATGATCCGGAGGCTAACTGGGGATGGGTGATCCGTCATGGGGCGAATGTGATACAGACGGATCGTCCGGTGGAGTTGTTGGCATATTTGAGGAAGAAGGGGTTGCATGAGTAG